Part of the Enterobacter cloacae subsp. cloacae ATCC 13047 genome, AACTGAGTGTCAGGCGTGGAATGAGACAAACGCGGCCATAACAGCGGAATGACACCGGTAAACCGAAAGGCAGGAACAGGAGAGCGCACGAGGGAGCTACCAGGGGTCAGTTTGGATATAGAGAATTATTGTACTATAAGGGCTTCCCCGGCGTGTCAACGCCGGTGTTTATGGTTTCTGTCTGCTCTTCAGTAAAAATAAAGGGGAGAGACTGCGGTACTATAAACGGCCATGATGAATCGTCATCGATTCGGACCCTGATGAAAGACGCGCGTGAGGTTCTTGTTCGTTAAGCGGATACGTATATCCTGTACAATAGCCAGATAGGCCTCACGGGGTCTAACCCTTTATCATCAACGAATTGCAGGTCAGATGGTTATTTTGTTTCGTGCTTTAGCTGGCTGAGTACAGCCTGAAATCATCACCGTAATGCAATGATGCCCAGCACAGCCTTGCGTTTTTGGCGGCGATGGCTACAACGGCACGCCAGTATCCTCTGCGATCGACCAGTGAACAGACCCAACGACTGAATAAATCAGTCCTTTTCTCGGCACCAATCAGAACCGAACGAGCCCCCTGAACCAGTAGCGTTCGCAGATACGAATCGCCAGCTTTAGTTATCCTGCCAAGCTTTGATTTCCCACCACTGCTGTACTGCGATGGCGTTAGTCCCAGCCAGGCTGCCAGTTGTCGCCCATTTTTAAAATCGTGTGCATTACCGATACTGGCGACCAGCGCACAGGCCGTTGTGGGACCAATCCCTTTCAGTTCCATCAATCGCTGGCTGCGGTGATCTGTTTTTGCCATGCGGGACAAAATCCGGTCATATTCAGTAATATTATCTTCAATACGATCAATGTGTTCCAGCAGGTCATTAACACATTGTTGAACCTGAAGTGGCAAAGAACTCTTCTGCTCAGAAACCATGTGACGCAGGGCATCTGTACTTTGTGGGGCGATGACACCGAATTCCGATATCAAACCTCTCAATCGGTTATATGTTGCTGTTTTCTCTTCGATAAAACCCTGTCTGATACGGTGTAGGCATTGCATCGCCTGCTGGCTCTCATCCTTCACTGGTACAAACCGCATATGCGGGCGACGAACTGCTTCACAGATAGCCTGAGCATCAGCTGCATCATTTTTGCCTGATTTACCGGCCATGCGGTAAGGAGATACAAATTTAGCAGCCATCAGCCGTGGTTCATGACCATATTGCCGAAACAACCTTGCCCAGTAGTGAGCCCCGGAGCATGCCTCCATCCCGATAACACAGGGAGGTAAACTGGCAATCAGCTCAGGAAGGGCAGCACGCGATACTTTGGGTTTAACCAGAACAGTTTTACCGTGTTGGTCAACGCAGTGAACAGCGAACACATTTTTAGCAAGATCGATACCGACAGTCGTGATGGTCATAACGAATCCCTCCGGGGCTATGTTTACCCCATGATTGCACAAGAGTTAATCAGGCGCATATCCAGGGGAAGTCCCTTCCATTCGGTAAGCCTGTTTTTTGAACAGACTTACCTATAGCAATAGGGTGTACTCCCGCGCTATACGGCATTTTCAGAGGTTTGACCTTAATCGGATAACCTAAATGCGATACTGCAAGAGCGACAACTTAAAAGCGATAGCCACTGACGCAAAATCAACCCCTTACGAACCAAGATTGGTTAAATAATGCGCTTAACGTACAAAAATTTCCGATCTCCAAACTGACCCCTGGAAGGGCGCCCTGGACACTGACCGGGTATTTTTATCCCGGCGCGGCAACGGATTGTCCCGCCAGCAGGCCTATCGCATTGTGCGTGAGGCCGGCGAAAAGGCCGGCATGACCATAGAAATAAATCCGAAGATGCTCAGGCACGCTTGTGGTTTCGGACTGGCAGAGCGGGGCGCGGGTACCTGTCTGATTCAGGACTTTCTTGGCCACCGTAACGCTCGGCATACAAAAAAATACACTGAAAGTGATGACAGTCCTTTTATCGACTTGTGGCAGGATACCTGGGGGGGAAGTGACGATAAAACAAAGGGTTGTAACGAGAGTGTGGACGGGGAAGAACCGTGTGAAAAAGGTAACAGTTGGGGCCAAACTGACACCTAGTGAAATAACGTACTGTACGATTTTTCTATTTGTATTAAATTTCAATTGGTTAGATTGACATTACACGGATGTCATGGTTAGAAAACAGGGAGTTCTGGCTGAATCCTGGGAGCGAAAAAGTGATAGAGCAGGAAAATGAGATATCAGATTTAAAGGACAGGAGTAACGTAAAAAGTCTTACTTTATATTACAAAACAAAGTGTTAGTGACCGGAGTGGGCACTGTTGCAAATAGTCGGTGGTGATAAACTTATCATCCCCTTTTGCTGATGGAGCTGCACATGAACCCATTCAAAGGCCGGCATTTTCAGCGTGACATCATTCTGTGGGCCGTACGCTGGTACTGCAAATACGGCATCAGTTACCGTGAGCTGCAGGAGATGCTGGCTGAACGCGGAGTGAATGTCGATCACTCCACGATTTACCGCTGGGTTCAGCGTTATGCGCCTGAAATGGAAAAACGGCTGCGCTGGTACTGGCGTAACCCTTCCGATCTTTGCCCGTGGCACATGGATGAAACCTACGTGAAGGTCAATGGCCGCTGGGCGTATCTGTACCGGGCCGTCGACAGCCGGGGCCGCACTGTCGATTTTTATCTCTCCTCCCGTCGTAACAGCAAAGCTGCATACCGGTTTCTGGGTAAAATCCTCAACAACGTGAAGAAGTGGCAGATCCCGCGATTCATCAACACGGATAAAGCGCCCGCCTATGGTCGCGCGCTTGCTCTGCTCAAACGCGAAGGCCGGTGCCCGTCTGACGTTGAACACCGACAGATTAAGTACCGGAACAACGTGATTGAATGCGATCATGGCAAACTGAAACGGATAATCGGCGCCACGCTGGGATTTAAATCCATGAAGACGGCTTACGCCACCATCAAAGGTATTGAGGTGATGCGTGCACTACGCAAAGGCCAGGCCTCAGCATTTTATTATGGTGATCCCCTGGGCGAAATGCGCCTGGTAAGCAGAGTTTTTGAAATGTAAGGCCTTTGAATAAGACAAAAGGCTGCCTCATCGCTAACTTTGCAACAGTGCCCCTAATCGTGTTCAGCAGAATAGCCGGAGGAAGTTTCCTACTGTCGATAAGAAAGGATTGGCACAGGGAGTGTGAATATCGAAACACCATCACAGAATAATGCCAGATAGAAATGCGATAGTAGGGTTGGATATTTAAATAAGGAGCATCCCGACTTAAAATGAATATGACTGCGTAACCAGGCGCAATAAAAAAAGCGAAAGAATCGCTTTTATTCTGGTTGTTTTTTCGAAGAGTGACCGTTTTCTGAGATGACAAGAAATAAGGAAGTCCTATGATCGCTAGCGGAATAGTTCAAAAACTGAATGCGCAAATGAATCAGGAGTTTTATACCTCAAATTTGTATCTTCAGCTCAGCCAGAGGTGCAGCGAGAATAGCCTTAATGGCACCGCACTATTTTTGCGTCATCAGGCGCAAAATACGGTGACGCAAATGATGCGCATGTACGAATACATCAAACAGAGCGGCGCCACGCCGGTGTTACAGGAGCAACACGCCCGGTGCGGTGAATTTTCCACGCTGGAAGATCTGTTTGAGCAGACGGTAAGCGATTACCAGAAGCGCATTAATGCGCTGACCTCTTTGACGGAAGACGCCCAGGCAGCAAACGATAAGTCAGCGATTAACTTCCTGAAGCGATACAGAAAAGAGGAAATCGTGGACGGGACGCTGTTGCAAATCATTCTGGATGAAGTCCGCAGCGCTAAAAAAGCGGGCATCAACATGCAGCAAACCGACCACTATCTGGTTGGCGTGATCGATCGCTATCACTAAATGGGGTTTGAGAGCCAATGGAACGAAAACGTACGCTAAGAAGTTAATTCATTGTTTAAATTGAAATTTAGTTCTCTCAGTTCCCCCTTCAAAATATCCTCCGGTAGCGTAAACGTATAATGCCCCAGCATATTGATATGCCCGTGCATCAGTGGGGACAACCGGGCGATATCTTCAACCCCGATTTCTTCTCCATTACTGCGTATCCAGCTCAGGGCTTCCTGCATATAAAGTGTGTTCCACAGTACCACTGCGTTAGTGACCAGGCCCAGTGCCCCCAGCTGATCTTCCTGACCTTCACGATAGCGCTTTCTGATCTCACCGCGCTGCCCGTAGCAGATCGCCCTCGCCACAGCATGGCGGCCTTCCCCCCGGTTTAGCTGCGTCAGGATCCGCCGACGATAATCCTCATCATCAATATAATTAAGAAGGTACAGCGTCTTGTTGACGCGCCCCACTTCCATGATCGCCTGTGCCAGCCCTGATGGGCGCGAGCTTTTCAGCAAAGAGCGAATGAGTTCTGAAGCATGAATGGTGCCCAGTTTCAGCGAACCGGCGGTTCGCATCATCTCATCCCACTGATCCTCGGCTTTCGACAGATCGGCACAACCACGTGCCAGTTCGTCCAGTGCACCGTAATTTGCCGATTTATCCACTCGCCAGAATACCGCTTCACCGGCATCGGCAAGCCGGGGGGAAAACTG contains:
- a CDS encoding IS110 family transposase, producing MTITTVGIDLAKNVFAVHCVDQHGKTVLVKPKVSRAALPELIASLPPCVIGMEACSGAHYWARLFRQYGHEPRLMAAKFVSPYRMAGKSGKNDAADAQAICEAVRRPHMRFVPVKDESQQAMQCLHRIRQGFIEEKTATYNRLRGLISEFGVIAPQSTDALRHMVSEQKSSLPLQVQQCVNDLLEHIDRIEDNITEYDRILSRMAKTDHRSQRLMELKGIGPTTACALVASIGNAHDFKNGRQLAAWLGLTPSQYSSGGKSKLGRITKAGDSYLRTLLVQGARSVLIGAEKRTDLFSRWVCSLVDRRGYWRAVVAIAAKNARLCWASLHYGDDFRLYSAS
- a CDS encoding IS6-like element IS26 family transposase, encoding MNPFKGRHFQRDIILWAVRWYCKYGISYRELQEMLAERGVNVDHSTIYRWVQRYAPEMEKRLRWYWRNPSDLCPWHMDETYVKVNGRWAYLYRAVDSRGRTVDFYLSSRRNSKAAYRFLGKILNNVKKWQIPRFINTDKAPAYGRALALLKREGRCPSDVEHRQIKYRNNVIECDHGKLKRIIGATLGFKSMKTAYATIKGIEVMRALRKGQASAFYYGDPLGEMRLVSRVFEM
- a CDS encoding non-heme ferritin-like protein, producing MIASGIVQKLNAQMNQEFYTSNLYLQLSQRCSENSLNGTALFLRHQAQNTVTQMMRMYEYIKQSGATPVLQEQHARCGEFSTLEDLFEQTVSDYQKRINALTSLTEDAQAANDKSAINFLKRYRKEEIVDGTLLQIILDEVRSAKKAGINMQQTDHYLVGVIDRYH